CATCTATCTTGCAGCTGCAGGGGTTGGCGAGCTGCGCCTAAATGATTTTGATCACGTGGATCTCAGTAATCTACAGCGTCAAATCGTCCACACTACAGAGCGAATTGGCCAAGGCAAAGCCCGCTCCGCAGCCGTGACTATCCAGCAGCTAAACCCCGAAATAAAGTTAGTCACCCTGAGTGAGCGTTTAACGCCATCGCAGTTGATACAGCAGATTGATGAGGTCGATCTGGTGATCGATGCCAGTGACAACTTTGAAACCCGCTTTGCCATTAACGCCGCCTGTGTAAAACAGAAAACACCTCTCATATCCGGCGCAGTGATTCGCTTTGAGGGGCAGGTAACCACCATTTTGCCGGGCGGCCCTTGTTATCGCTGCCTCTACCAGGATGATGAAAATCACGAAGCTGAACGCTGCTCAGAAACAGGAGTATTAGCCCCGTTGCCAGGTATAATAGGCTCCATTCAAGCCACCGAAGCACTCAAACAGCTGGCAGCCATCGGTGAGCCTTTGCAGGGAAAACTACTGTTGATGGATGCCCTGACGATGGAGTGGCGCACACTGCGTTACCAGCGCGACCCATCCTGCCCAGTCTGTAACTAACGAGAGGTCATAAAATGTCTGCTTTGGAACTACCACGCCCGCTAATTA
This genomic interval from Gammaproteobacteria bacterium contains the following:
- the moeB gene encoding molybdopterin-synthase adenylyltransferase MoeB; the encoded protein is MNDQQLLRYSRQIMLPQLDYQGQQKLLNAKVLVIGLGGLGSPVAIYLAAAGVGELRLNDFDHVDLSNLQRQIVHTTERIGQGKARSAAVTIQQLNPEIKLVTLSERLTPSQLIQQIDEVDLVIDASDNFETRFAINAACVKQKTPLISGAVIRFEGQVTTILPGGPCYRCLYQDDENHEAERCSETGVLAPLPGIIGSIQATEALKQLAAIGEPLQGKLLLMDALTMEWRTLRYQRDPSCPVCN